The proteins below are encoded in one region of Zootoca vivipara chromosome 10, rZooViv1.1, whole genome shotgun sequence:
- the MYF6 gene encoding myogenic factor 6, with product MMMDLFEPGSYFFYLDAGDHGGLQALDMADEGSPLYPGSEGPLSPSSCPDQLAPEAGGGGGGDSSSGSSSIGGDEEQHVLAPPGLQAPHCPGQCLMWACKTCKRKSAPTDRRKAATLRERRRLKKINEAFEALKRRTVANPNQRLPKVEILRSAISYIERLQDLLHRLDQQDKTHQQLLLPTNGGAVGDAFPGSAKQGHVPPPDFLSPCSANWPSGSEHSRALPIGTKEGNPLGDSSASSSLRCLSSIVDSISSEDRKVPSGEEVVEK from the exons ATGATGATGGACCTTTTCGAGCCCGGCTCCTATTTCTTCTACTTGGACGCCGGCGACCATGGAGGCCTGCAAGCCCTGGACATGGCCGACGAGGGATCGCCGCTGTACCCGGGCAGCGAGGGCCCCTTGTCGCCCAGCTCGTGCCCCGACCAGCTGGCCCCGGAGGCCGGAGGGGGCGGCGGAGGcgacagcagcagcggcagcagcagcatcggGGGTGATGAGGAGCAGCACGTGCTGGCGCCGCCGGGCCTGCAGGCGCCCCACTGCCCGGGCCAGTGCCTCATGTGGGCTTGCAAAACTTGCAAGCGGAAGTCGGCGCCCACCGACCGGCGCAAGGCGGCCACGCTGCGCGAGAGGAGGCGCCTGAAGAAGATCAACGAGGCCTTCGAGGCGCTCAAGAGGCGCACGGTGGCCAACCCCAACCAGCGCCTGCCCAAGGTGGAGATCCTGCGCAGCGCCATCAGCTACATCGAGAGGCTCCAGGACCTCCTGCACCGCCTCGACCAGCAGGACAAGACCCACCAGCAGCTCCTGCTGCCCACCAATGGGGGCGCCGTCGGAGACGCCTTCCCCGGCAGCGCCAAGCAGGGCCAT gtGCCCCCGCCCGACTTCTTGAGCCCTTGCAGCGCCAACTGGCCCAGCGGCTCGGAGCATTCCAGGGCGCTGCCCATCGGCACCAAGGAAG GGAATCCCCTTGGCGACTCGTCCGCGTCGAGCAGCCTCCGTTGCCTCTCCTCTATCGTGGATAGCATCTCGTCGGAAGACCGCAAAGTACCCAGCGGGGAGGAAGTCGTGGAGAAGTAG